The following coding sequences lie in one Bacteroides helcogenes P 36-108 genomic window:
- a CDS encoding Kelch repeat-containing protein, which yields MNRLLLGMALLVALCLAGSCTEDDEYTQGQWMKKASYNGIYRGYASSFTIGDKGYLCCGFYGANKNYLNDLWEYDMSANTWTQCADMPTVGRKGGVGFAVNGKGYITTGSVKDGGSSYCVADTWEYDPAADAWTQKDNFKGGVRDGALAFTINGHGYVGTGRNNDATGNESAYKMDFYRFDPDAAEGSQWTAVSGYAGEKRYYATAFVINNVAYICCGKNNSIDLVDFWKFDGSTWTQLRDIANTDSDNDYDDDYAITRSGAVSFVINGKGYVATGSRSGTLSSNYWMYDPAADLWYGDSDDDFTPLTNVHNYPSGASSREAAVSFSNGERGFVLTGQSSSSYFDDVYELLPDEQEDAN from the coding sequence ATGAATAGACTATTATTAGGGATGGCTCTGCTGGTTGCCTTGTGCCTGGCCGGCAGTTGCACGGAGGACGACGAATACACGCAGGGACAATGGATGAAGAAGGCGAGCTACAATGGCATATACCGCGGTTACGCTTCCAGCTTTACCATCGGTGACAAGGGCTATCTGTGTTGCGGATTTTATGGAGCCAACAAGAATTATCTGAATGACCTTTGGGAATATGACATGAGCGCCAACACTTGGACGCAGTGTGCAGACATGCCTACCGTGGGGCGCAAGGGCGGTGTAGGCTTTGCCGTAAACGGCAAGGGCTATATCACTACCGGTTCTGTGAAGGACGGAGGATCGTCTTATTGTGTGGCGGACACGTGGGAGTATGATCCTGCCGCGGATGCCTGGACACAGAAGGATAACTTCAAGGGTGGTGTGCGCGACGGTGCATTGGCTTTCACCATCAACGGTCATGGTTATGTGGGCACGGGGCGCAACAATGACGCTACCGGCAACGAGAGCGCTTATAAGATGGACTTCTACCGCTTTGATCCGGATGCCGCCGAAGGGTCGCAATGGACGGCTGTAAGCGGATATGCAGGTGAGAAAAGGTATTATGCCACAGCCTTTGTCATCAATAATGTGGCATATATCTGTTGCGGAAAGAACAACAGTATCGACTTGGTGGATTTTTGGAAGTTCGACGGAAGCACTTGGACGCAGTTGCGCGACATTGCAAATACCGACTCGGACAACGACTATGACGATGACTATGCCATCACACGTTCGGGGGCCGTGTCTTTCGTCATCAACGGCAAGGGCTATGTGGCCACCGGAAGTCGCAGCGGCACGCTGAGCAGCAACTACTGGATGTACGATCCGGCTGCCGACTTGTGGTATGGTGATTCCGACGACGATTTCACTCCGCTTACCAATGTGCATAATTATCCTTCGGGCGCTTCCTCGCGTGAGGCTGCCGTTTCCTTCTCCAACGGGGAGCGTGGCTTTGTACTGACGGGACAGAGCAGTTCCAGCTACTTTGATGATGTTTACGAGCTTCTGCCTGATGAACAAGAGGATGCGAATTAA
- a CDS encoding 6-bladed beta-propeller translates to MSTLFIVGACTQHPNHVENDYMTVQLPLANKENKLNLSEVADSINYVILETNADCLIGTVDKILVTDNGNFLIVDKEISSSVYLYDKDGRFLRKIGEAGMGKGEYTVIEDVVCYHNWIYIWDSSAKKVLKFAENGAFLDSCPFEYSAYSICCLGEDKLAFCCDYTPNRSLYSNHQYPSLIFLDMKKNKVKSALFFDSDISCRAYLSTLNNLCNNHLYLPLNDTIYNITSSGIGKKMVLQYAEHYVKNRNAYIDRSKSERLSADDASKSFVEDMFPHLITYFACDEVNVLFMRMNKFLYYGFYYPKSGVYKECSSKNGFPIVNDIDSIAVFSPRYSKGNIIYGTAEPSQLIERKSSNPSLSQSIKELAEDSNPVVVKIFMKE, encoded by the coding sequence ATGTCTACCTTATTTATAGTAGGTGCATGTACTCAGCATCCTAATCATGTGGAAAATGATTATATGACGGTTCAGCTTCCATTGGCTAATAAGGAAAATAAACTGAATCTTTCCGAGGTAGCTGACTCCATAAATTATGTCATATTGGAAACGAATGCAGACTGTTTAATAGGAACTGTTGATAAAATATTAGTAACGGATAATGGTAATTTCTTGATAGTGGATAAAGAAATATCATCTTCCGTTTATCTATATGATAAGGATGGGCGTTTCTTGAGAAAAATTGGAGAAGCAGGAATGGGGAAGGGAGAATATACCGTGATTGAGGATGTTGTCTGCTATCATAATTGGATTTATATTTGGGATAGTTCTGCAAAGAAGGTTTTGAAATTTGCGGAGAATGGAGCGTTTTTAGATTCTTGTCCATTTGAATATTCTGCTTATTCAATTTGTTGTCTTGGTGAAGATAAGTTGGCTTTTTGTTGTGACTATACTCCTAATCGTAGTTTATATTCCAATCATCAATATCCAAGCCTTATTTTTCTTGATATGAAAAAAAATAAGGTGAAGTCTGCTCTTTTTTTTGATTCTGATATATCTTGTCGAGCTTATCTTTCAACTTTAAATAATTTATGTAACAATCACCTCTATCTTCCCTTGAATGACACGATTTACAACATTACATCATCTGGCATTGGGAAAAAGATGGTTTTGCAATATGCAGAGCATTATGTAAAAAACAGGAATGCTTATATAGACCGTTCCAAGTCAGAACGGTTGTCTGCAGATGATGCCAGTAAATCTTTTGTAGAGGATATGTTTCCTCATTTGATTACTTATTTTGCTTGTGATGAGGTAAATGTACTTTTTATGCGAATGAATAAATTTCTTTATTATGGATTTTACTATCCGAAATCGGGAGTATATAAAGAATGTTCATCAAAGAATGGTTTTCCTATCGTCAATGATATTGATAGCATAGCTGTTTTTTCGCCTCGATATTCTAAAGGAAACATTATTTATGGTACTGCGGAGCCTTCTCAACTTATTGAGAGAAAGTCTTCAAATCCATCTTTGTCGCAGAGTATAAAAGAATTAGCAGAAGATTCTAACCCTGTTGTTGTTAAAATATTCATGAAAGAATAA
- a CDS encoding LytR/AlgR family response regulator transcription factor yields MNLNCAILHADAAVAGQIEEYIGKVPFLTLRGKFGDPLEALKGYYEEKVEIYFVGIYPVEEGGITGMDFCRLLSSPTRVVFIAGTECHAAECFRLDALDYLTGEANFSTFFQAVSKAARWFALQEPGASATGQCRAFPERQEPQRVVYVRAESCIMRLELEQINYIEGLGDYVKVFCKGVTKPILSLCSMKYMEEKLPSDEFIRVHRSFIVRKDCINAISRSSVMIEKKDVPIGDAYRERVKHYVSRLAVL; encoded by the coding sequence ATGAACTTGAATTGTGCCATTTTGCATGCGGATGCGGCGGTAGCCGGACAGATAGAAGAATACATAGGTAAAGTGCCTTTCCTCACCTTGCGCGGAAAATTCGGTGATCCTCTTGAAGCGCTGAAAGGTTATTATGAGGAGAAAGTGGAGATTTATTTTGTCGGCATATATCCGGTAGAAGAAGGCGGGATTACCGGAATGGATTTTTGCAGGCTGCTTTCTTCGCCCACCCGTGTGGTGTTCATTGCAGGTACGGAGTGCCATGCCGCCGAGTGTTTCCGTCTGGATGCTCTGGATTATCTGACAGGCGAAGCCAACTTCTCCACCTTCTTTCAAGCCGTCAGCAAAGCGGCACGCTGGTTTGCCCTGCAAGAGCCCGGCGCTTCGGCAACAGGGCAATGCCGGGCTTTTCCGGAGAGACAAGAGCCGCAGAGAGTGGTTTACGTGAGGGCCGAAAGTTGCATCATGAGGCTTGAACTGGAGCAGATCAATTACATAGAGGGATTGGGAGATTACGTCAAAGTGTTTTGCAAAGGGGTTACCAAGCCTATTCTGAGCTTATGCAGCATGAAGTATATGGAGGAGAAACTTCCTTCCGACGAATTTATCCGTGTACACCGTTCTTTCATAGTCCGTAAGGATTGCATCAATGCCATCAGTCGCAGTTCGGTGATGATAGAGAAAAAAGATGTGCCTATCGGAGATGCTTACCGTGAAAGGGTGAAGCATTACGTGTCGAGGCTGGCGGTGCTGTGA
- a CDS encoding helix-turn-helix transcriptional regulator, with translation MLKEIQLENLCAIGGAILMLAFYMLYVAIRRRQALLQIKQNRQEIRSLLLRQQELEERNRWLTDKTVRLEAELNLQSVRQLTTSNLLNKEDENVFRQSFAILHPFFLPKLRNEYPRLTRNEELFAMLVCMGQSTDEIALVLGINRSSVNVLRSRMRRNMGLLKEDLLDEKIKQYLP, from the coding sequence ATGTTAAAAGAAATTCAATTAGAAAACCTTTGTGCCATTGGCGGTGCTATACTGATGTTGGCGTTTTATATGCTGTATGTGGCAATCAGGAGACGCCAGGCCCTCTTGCAGATAAAGCAGAATAGGCAGGAAATACGGTCACTTCTTTTGCGGCAGCAAGAACTTGAAGAACGAAACAGATGGCTGACGGATAAGACTGTAAGGTTAGAGGCGGAACTGAATCTGCAATCCGTTCGTCAGCTTACCACAAGCAATCTGCTGAACAAAGAAGACGAAAACGTATTCAGGCAATCTTTTGCCATATTGCATCCTTTTTTCTTGCCGAAACTGAGGAATGAATACCCTCGGCTGACACGCAACGAAGAATTGTTTGCCATGCTTGTATGTATGGGACAGAGCACGGATGAGATAGCTCTGGTGCTGGGCATCAACCGCAGCAGTGTGAATGTGCTCCGTTCACGGATGCGCCGGAACATGGGGCTGCTGAAAGAAGACCTGCTGGACGAAAAAATAAAGCAATACCTGCCATGA
- a CDS encoding PH domain-containing protein: MNRIFHARIAAGQYLFICLAGTITAYSLWEKHILMAVVFMLLLVVSIEKLIHTTYTVTPDGRLLLFFGRFMRGREILLKDVTGVECASSMRFGRFAVMRYLLIRYGEGKCEVVLPVKEDEFVRLLQERCRQ, from the coding sequence ATGAATAGAATTTTCCATGCCCGTATTGCTGCCGGACAATATTTGTTTATCTGTCTGGCAGGAACCATCACAGCCTATTCCCTTTGGGAAAAGCATATCTTGATGGCTGTCGTGTTCATGCTCTTGCTGGTAGTCAGCATCGAGAAGTTGATTCATACCACCTATACCGTTACCCCGGACGGGAGGCTGCTCTTGTTTTTCGGCCGCTTCATGCGTGGCAGGGAGATACTGCTGAAAGATGTCACGGGTGTGGAGTGTGCCTCATCCATGCGCTTCGGCCGTTTTGCCGTAATGCGCTATTTGCTCATAAGGTATGGTGAGGGTAAATGTGAGGTGGTGCTCCCGGTGAAGGAAGACGAATTTGTGCGGCTGTTGCAAGAGCGTTGTCGGCAATAG
- a CDS encoding DUF4270 family protein — MKKKLLYGLFMLSAIFCSCQDENSALGQSLVESSFYNIYVDTCSVDISTILLDSISTRGDSICQLGHIKDSSWGEVTAAYYAEYSTNSFTPNEDYTYTLDSLVLRMTPSGHFWGDTLTQQRISVYKLKYPIILDDDEGLYSTTKRQLEDTPLFSFTFTPRPGRKKEVTIRLSDSWGQELLNDLVAQDEYFDSQDKFKKKFPGLAFVPETDGQCITGFMVNDSAMSLNLYYKEVAEQRTEQVLTFSVNTNYAYTGITHDRTDTPLASIESGIENLVHSTATGNLAYMQGMTGFYNQLEFPFLNDLKSKGEIVSIESATLYLYPKFKSYDNNQLPNDIRLYITNENNVLEDYVYGSDGVTVQTGNLTKDEMYGKETYYSFDLTEFARNNFGTWGTKRQKLLMSLSDEESTNTFKQVIFANDPTQERQCRLDVRFKIYNEK; from the coding sequence ATGAAGAAGAAGTTATTATACGGCTTGTTTATGCTCTCCGCCATCTTCTGCTCCTGTCAGGACGAAAATTCGGCGCTCGGACAGAGCTTGGTGGAAAGTTCCTTCTACAATATATATGTAGATACCTGTTCGGTGGACATCAGCACCATTCTGCTGGACTCCATATCCACCAGGGGCGACAGCATCTGTCAGTTGGGACACATCAAGGACAGTTCGTGGGGCGAAGTGACCGCCGCCTACTATGCCGAATATTCCACCAACAGCTTCACCCCCAACGAAGACTACACCTATACCCTCGACTCGCTTGTGCTGCGGATGACACCCTCCGGACACTTTTGGGGAGACACCCTGACGCAGCAGCGCATCTCAGTGTATAAACTGAAGTACCCCATCATACTGGACGATGATGAAGGGCTTTACAGCACAACCAAGCGGCAACTGGAAGACACTCCTCTCTTCAGCTTTACGTTCACTCCCCGCCCCGGCCGGAAAAAGGAAGTGACCATACGCCTGTCCGACTCATGGGGACAGGAACTGCTGAATGACCTTGTGGCACAAGACGAATACTTTGACAGCCAGGACAAGTTCAAGAAGAAATTCCCCGGACTCGCCTTTGTACCCGAAACCGACGGGCAATGCATCACCGGATTCATGGTGAACGATTCTGCCATGAGCCTCAACCTCTATTACAAGGAAGTGGCGGAACAGCGCACCGAACAAGTATTGACCTTCAGCGTCAACACCAACTATGCTTACACAGGCATCACCCACGACCGCACCGACACTCCCCTCGCATCCATAGAAAGCGGGATAGAAAACCTCGTCCACTCCACCGCCACAGGTAACCTTGCCTATATGCAGGGAATGACGGGATTCTACAACCAACTGGAATTTCCCTTTCTGAACGACCTGAAAAGCAAAGGCGAAATAGTCTCCATAGAGAGCGCCACGCTATACCTCTATCCTAAGTTCAAAAGCTACGACAACAATCAGCTTCCCAATGATATACGCCTATACATCACCAACGAAAACAACGTGCTGGAAGACTACGTATATGGCAGCGACGGAGTGACGGTGCAGACCGGAAACCTGACCAAAGACGAGATGTATGGCAAAGAGACCTACTACTCCTTCGACCTCACCGAATTTGCCCGCAACAATTTCGGCACATGGGGAACCAAACGGCAGAAGCTGCTGATGAGCCTCAGCGACGAGGAGAGTACCAACACCTTCAAGCAAGTGATTTTTGCCAACGATCCCACCCAGGAAAGACAATGCCGATTAGATGTAAGATTTAAAATATACAACGAGAAATGA
- a CDS encoding DUF4907 domain-containing protein, translated as MEMKTKVFYKRLFIMIGVLSVVTACLFFTLRRPVLHCEGMRVQGGYGYVVLHGRDTLILQPYMPAVGGGMPFATEKEALKAGRLVCRKLSEGQPPTLSREEVEACISR; from the coding sequence ATGGAAATGAAAACTAAAGTGTTTTATAAGCGTTTGTTTATTATGATTGGCGTGCTGTCCGTAGTGACGGCATGCCTTTTTTTCACACTTCGCCGTCCGGTGCTGCACTGTGAGGGTATGCGGGTGCAGGGTGGATACGGATATGTGGTGCTTCATGGGCGTGATACGCTGATTCTTCAGCCTTATATGCCGGCAGTGGGCGGAGGCATGCCTTTTGCTACGGAAAAAGAAGCATTGAAGGCAGGCCGGCTTGTTTGCCGCAAGCTCTCCGAGGGGCAGCCGCCCACGTTGAGCAGGGAGGAGGTGGAGGCTTGCATATCACGGTGA
- a CDS encoding NVEALA domain-containing protein has translation MKNTLKITLLIVCVSFAGYNIAKTQESVPFFDTNLANIEVLGDEESLGCGGVATWVPNSYLGSSNCWNGGTHKKCKSMNRVCCNPAEQTDCKGVVSLGL, from the coding sequence ATGAAAAATACACTAAAAATCACCTTGCTAATCGTATGTGTTTCTTTTGCGGGTTATAATATTGCCAAAACACAAGAAAGCGTACCGTTTTTTGATACGAATTTAGCTAATATAGAAGTTCTGGGAGATGAAGAATCATTAGGATGTGGAGGAGTTGCTACATGGGTTCCTAATTCATATTTAGGTAGCAGCAATTGTTGGAATGGAGGAACACACAAAAAATGTAAGTCTATGAATCGTGTGTGCTGTAATCCGGCAGAACAGACAGATTGTAAAGGGGTTGTATCGCTTGGACTCTGA
- the nadB gene encoding L-aspartate oxidase, with product MIRKFDFLVIGSGLAGMSFALKVAHKGTVALICKAGLEEANTYFAQGGIASVTNLAVDNFEKHIEDTMIAGDWISDREAVEKVVRNAPQQIGELVKWGVNFDKKDNGEFDLHKEGGHSEFRILHHKDNTGAEIQISLIEAVKQHPNITVLTNHYAVEIITQHHLGIIVTRYTPGIKCYGAYVLNEDTGEVDTFLSKATIMATGGCEAVYRHTTNPLVATGDGIAMVYRAKGAVKDMEFIQFHPTALYHPGDRPAFLITEAMRGYGGVLRTKDGKEFMQKYDSRLSLAPRDIVARAIDNEMKQRGEDHVFLDVTHKDAEETKKHFPNIYKKCLSIGIDITKEYIPVAPAAHYLCGGIKVDLDGQSSIRRLYAIGECSCTGLHGGNRLASNSLIEAVVYADAAAKHALSVLERYDFNEDIPEWNDEGTISNEERVLITQSMKEVNQIMEAYVGIVRSNTRLTRAWNRLDILYEETEKLFKSSKATRELCELRNMINVGYLITRQAMERKESRGLHYTIDYPHAGK from the coding sequence ATGATAAGAAAGTTCGATTTCCTCGTTATCGGCTCCGGACTTGCCGGTATGAGCTTTGCGCTGAAAGTGGCGCATAAAGGGACAGTGGCCCTCATCTGCAAGGCAGGGCTCGAAGAAGCCAATACTTATTTTGCGCAAGGCGGCATCGCTTCGGTCACCAATCTGGCGGTAGATAACTTTGAAAAGCATATTGAAGACACCATGATTGCGGGTGATTGGATCAGTGACCGTGAGGCAGTGGAGAAAGTAGTGCGCAACGCTCCCCAGCAGATTGGCGAACTGGTGAAATGGGGAGTAAACTTCGACAAGAAAGACAACGGGGAATTTGACTTGCACAAGGAAGGCGGCCATTCCGAATTCCGCATCCTGCACCACAAGGACAATACCGGCGCAGAGATACAGATCAGCCTTATCGAAGCCGTGAAGCAGCATCCCAACATCACCGTACTTACCAACCACTATGCGGTGGAAATCATCACGCAGCACCACTTGGGCATTATCGTGACACGCTACACACCCGGCATCAAATGCTATGGCGCATACGTGCTGAACGAAGATACCGGTGAAGTGGACACATTCCTCTCCAAAGCCACCATCATGGCTACGGGTGGCTGTGAGGCCGTTTACCGCCACACCACCAATCCGCTTGTGGCCACGGGTGACGGCATTGCCATGGTGTATCGTGCCAAAGGCGCCGTAAAGGACATGGAGTTCATACAGTTTCACCCCACCGCCCTCTATCATCCGGGCGACCGTCCCGCTTTCCTCATCACCGAGGCCATGCGAGGATATGGCGGCGTGCTCCGCACGAAGGACGGAAAAGAATTCATGCAGAAATACGACTCCCGCCTCTCGCTTGCCCCGCGTGACATCGTGGCACGCGCCATCGACAACGAGATGAAGCAACGCGGTGAAGACCATGTCTTTCTGGACGTGACGCACAAAGACGCGGAGGAAACCAAGAAGCACTTCCCCAACATATATAAGAAATGCCTCAGCATAGGCATTGACATCACGAAAGAGTATATTCCGGTAGCACCTGCCGCCCACTACCTTTGCGGCGGCATCAAGGTGGATTTGGACGGACAATCCAGCATCCGGCGCCTGTATGCCATCGGTGAATGTTCGTGCACAGGGCTGCACGGCGGCAACCGACTGGCCTCCAATTCACTGATTGAAGCCGTGGTCTATGCCGACGCCGCCGCCAAACATGCCTTGAGCGTATTGGAGCGTTACGATTTCAACGAGGATATTCCCGAATGGAACGATGAAGGCACAATTTCCAACGAAGAACGTGTATTAATCACTCAAAGCATGAAGGAAGTGAACCAGATCATGGAAGCCTACGTGGGCATTGTGCGCAGCAATACTCGCCTGACACGTGCCTGGAACCGTCTGGATATCCTTTATGAAGAGACAGAGAAGTTATTTAAAAGCAGTAAAGCCACCCGCGAACTGTGCGAACTGCGCAACATGATCAACGTGGGATATCTGATCACCCGCCAAGCCATGGAACGCAAGGAAAGCCGCGGACTGCACTACACAATAGATTATCCGCACGCCGGAAAATAG